In the Bifidobacterium catenulatum PV20-2 genome, one interval contains:
- the adhE gene encoding bifunctional acetaldehyde-CoA/alcohol dehydrogenase → MADAKKEEPTKPTPEEKLAAAEAEVDALVKKGLKALDDFEKLDQKQVDRIVAKASVAALNKHLVLAKMAVEETGRGLVEDKATKNIFACEHVTNYLAGQKTVGIIREDDVMGIDEIAEPVGVVAGVTPVTNPTSTAIFKSLIALKTRCPIIFGFHPGAQKCSVEAAKIVRDAAIEAGAPENCIQWIEHPSIEATGALMKHDGIATILATGGPGMVKAAYSSGKPALGVGAGNAPAYVDKNVDIVRAANDLVLSKHFDYGMICATEQAIIADKEVYAPLIKELKRRKAYFVNDEEKAKLEQYMFGCTAYSGQTPKLNSVVPGKSPQYIAKAAGFEIPEDATILAAECKEVGENEPLTMEKLAPVQAVLKSDNKEQAFEMCEAMLKHGAGHTAAIHTNDQALVREYGQRMHACRIIWNSPSSLGGVGDIYNAIAPSLTLGCGSYGGNSVSGNVQAVNLLNIKRIARRNNNMQWFKIPAKTYFEPNAIKYLRDMYGIEKAVIVCDKVMEQLGVVDKIIDQLRARSNRVTFRIIDYVEPEPSVETVERGATMMREEFEPDTIIAVGGGSPMDASKIMWLLYEHPEISFSDVREKFFDIRKRAFKIPPLGKKAKLVCIPTSSGTGSEVTPFAVITDHKTGYKYPITDYALTPSVAIVDPVLARTQPRKLASDAGFDALTHSFEAYVSVYANDFTDGMALHAAKLIWDNLAESVNGEPGEDKIKAQEKMHNAATMAGMAFGSAFLGMCHGMAHTIGALCHVAHGRTNSILLPYVIRYNGSIPEEPTSWPKYNKYVAPERYQEIAKNLGVNPGKTPEEGVENLAKAVEDYRDNKLGMNKSFQECGVDEDYFWSVLDQIGMRAYEDQCAPANPRIPQIEDMKDIAIAAYYGVSQAEGHKLRIQRQGEAATEEASERA, encoded by the coding sequence GTGGCAGACGCAAAGAAGGAAGAGCCGACCAAGCCGACTCCGGAAGAGAAGCTCGCCGCAGCCGAGGCTGAGGTCGACGCTCTGGTCAAGAAGGGCCTGAAGGCTCTTGACGATTTTGAAAAGCTCGATCAGAAGCAGGTTGACCGTATCGTCGCCAAGGCTTCCGTCGCAGCACTGAACAAGCATCTGGTGCTCGCCAAGATGGCCGTTGAGGAAACCGGCCGTGGTCTGGTGGAAGACAAGGCCACCAAGAACATCTTCGCCTGCGAGCACGTTACCAACTATCTGGCCGGCCAGAAGACCGTCGGCATCATTCGTGAAGACGATGTCATGGGCATCGACGAGATCGCCGAACCGGTCGGTGTCGTCGCCGGCGTGACCCCGGTCACCAACCCAACTTCCACCGCCATCTTCAAGTCGCTGATCGCGCTGAAGACCCGCTGCCCGATCATCTTCGGCTTCCACCCGGGCGCACAGAAGTGCTCCGTCGAAGCCGCCAAGATCGTGCGCGACGCAGCCATCGAGGCAGGCGCTCCTGAGAACTGTATCCAGTGGATCGAGCACCCGTCCATCGAAGCTACCGGCGCCCTGATGAAGCATGACGGTATCGCCACCATCCTCGCCACCGGTGGCCCGGGCATGGTCAAGGCCGCATACTCCTCCGGCAAGCCGGCCCTCGGCGTTGGCGCTGGCAATGCTCCGGCATATGTCGACAAGAACGTCGACATCGTGCGCGCCGCCAATGATCTGGTGCTCTCCAAGCACTTCGATTACGGCATGATCTGCGCCACCGAGCAGGCCATCATCGCCGACAAGGAAGTCTACGCTCCGCTGATCAAGGAACTCAAGCGTCGCAAGGCTTACTTCGTGAACGACGAAGAGAAGGCCAAGCTCGAGCAGTACATGTTCGGCTGCACCGCATACTCCGGTCAGACCCCGAAGCTCAACTCTGTGGTGCCGGGCAAGTCCCCGCAGTACATCGCCAAGGCCGCAGGTTTTGAGATTCCGGAAGACGCCACCATTCTTGCCGCCGAGTGCAAGGAGGTCGGCGAGAACGAACCGCTGACCATGGAGAAGCTCGCTCCGGTCCAGGCCGTGCTGAAATCCGACAACAAGGAACAGGCCTTCGAAATGTGCGAAGCCATGCTCAAGCATGGTGCAGGCCACACCGCAGCCATCCACACCAACGATCAGGCTCTGGTCCGTGAATACGGCCAGCGCATGCACGCATGCCGCATCATCTGGAACTCTCCGAGCTCCCTCGGCGGCGTGGGTGATATCTACAACGCCATCGCCCCGTCGCTGACCCTCGGCTGCGGCTCCTACGGCGGCAACTCCGTGTCCGGCAACGTCCAGGCAGTCAACCTTCTCAACATCAAGCGCATCGCTCGGAGGAACAACAACATGCAGTGGTTCAAGATTCCGGCCAAGACCTACTTCGAGCCGAACGCCATCAAGTACCTGCGCGACATGTACGGCATCGAAAAAGCCGTCATCGTGTGCGATAAGGTTATGGAACAGCTCGGCGTGGTTGACAAGATCATCGACCAGCTGCGTGCACGTTCCAACCGCGTGACCTTCCGTATCATCGACTACGTCGAGCCGGAGCCGAGCGTCGAGACCGTCGAGCGCGGCGCCACCATGATGCGCGAGGAGTTCGAGCCGGACACCATCATCGCAGTCGGCGGTGGTTCTCCGATGGACGCATCCAAGATCATGTGGCTGCTGTACGAGCACCCGGAAATCTCCTTCTCCGATGTGCGTGAGAAGTTCTTCGATATCCGCAAGCGCGCCTTCAAGATCCCGCCGCTGGGCAAGAAGGCCAAGCTCGTGTGCATCCCGACCTCTTCCGGCACCGGTTCCGAAGTCACGCCGTTCGCTGTGATCACTGATCACAAGACCGGCTACAAGTACCCGATCACCGATTACGCGCTGACCCCGTCCGTCGCCATCGTCGATCCGGTGCTGGCACGCACTCAGCCGCGCAAGCTCGCATCCGATGCCGGTTTCGACGCCCTGACCCACTCCTTCGAAGCATACGTCTCCGTCTACGCCAACGATTTCACCGATGGCATGGCGCTGCACGCAGCCAAGCTGATTTGGGACAACCTCGCCGAGTCCGTCAACGGCGAGCCGGGCGAAGACAAGATCAAGGCCCAGGAGAAGATGCATAATGCCGCCACCATGGCCGGCATGGCATTCGGCTCCGCATTCCTTGGCATGTGCCACGGTATGGCCCACACCATCGGTGCTTTGTGCCACGTTGCCCACGGTCGTACCAACTCCATCCTGCTGCCGTACGTCATCCGCTACAACGGCTCCATCCCGGAGGAACCAACCAGCTGGCCGAAGTATAACAAGTACGTCGCTCCGGAACGCTACCAGGAGATCGCCAAGAACCTCGGCGTGAACCCGGGCAAGACTCCGGAAGAGGGCGTCGAGAACCTGGCTAAGGCCGTTGAGGACTACCGCGACAACAAGCTTGGCATGAACAAGAGCTTCCAGGAGTGCGGTGTGGACGAGGACTACTTCTGGTCCGTCCTTGACCAGATTGGCATGCGTGCCTACGAGGATCAGTGCGCTCCGGCAAATCCGCGTATCCCGCAGATCGAGGATATGAAGGATATCGCCATCGCCGCCTACTACGGCGTCAGCCAGGCAGAAGGCCACAAGCTGCGCATCCAGCGTCAGGGCGAGGCCGCCACGGAAGAAGCTTCCGAGCGTGCGTGA
- the rpsJ gene encoding 30S ribosomal protein S10 yields the protein MAGQKIRIRLKSYDHEVIDQSAKKIVETVTNAGATVVGPVPLPTEKNVFVVIRSPHKYKDSREHFEMRTHKRLIDIVDPTPKAVDSLMHIDLPADVNIEIKL from the coding sequence ATGGCGGGACAGAAAATCCGCATCAGGCTTAAGTCCTATGACCATGAGGTCATCGACCAATCGGCGAAGAAGATCGTCGAAACGGTGACGAACGCGGGCGCAACTGTGGTTGGCCCGGTTCCGCTCCCGACCGAGAAGAACGTGTTCGTCGTTATCCGTTCTCCTCACAAGTACAAGGATTCTCGCGAGCATTTCGAGATGCGCACTCATAAGCGTCTCATCGACATTGTGGACCCGACCCCGAAGGCCGTGGATTCCCTTATGCACATTGATCTGCCCGCAGATGTGAACATCGAGATCAAGCTGTAA
- the rplC gene encoding 50S ribosomal protein L3 has protein sequence MSNRTALLGKKLGMSQVWDENGFFVPVTLVDVSTNVVTAVKSEESDGYKAVQLGYGQVDPTKVTKPLAGHFAKAGVTPRRHLAEVRTDNAEEFEPGQELTAELFPEGTLVDVTGTTKGKGFAGTIKRWGFKSYRRTHGSHKNERRPGSVGACATPSRILKGKRMAGRMGHVINTTLNLTIVSSDVENGVLAIKGAIPGPKGSIVLVRSAVKGA, from the coding sequence ATGTCTAATCGCACCGCACTGCTGGGCAAGAAGCTCGGCATGTCTCAGGTCTGGGACGAGAACGGTTTCTTCGTTCCTGTGACCCTCGTTGACGTCTCCACCAACGTGGTGACTGCTGTCAAGTCCGAAGAGTCCGACGGCTACAAGGCTGTTCAGCTTGGCTACGGCCAGGTTGACCCGACCAAGGTGACTAAGCCGCTTGCCGGCCACTTCGCCAAGGCTGGCGTCACCCCGCGTCGTCACCTCGCTGAGGTTCGCACCGATAACGCCGAAGAGTTCGAGCCGGGTCAGGAGCTGACCGCTGAGCTGTTCCCGGAGGGCACCTTGGTCGATGTGACCGGTACCACCAAGGGCAAGGGCTTCGCAGGCACCATCAAGCGCTGGGGCTTCAAGTCCTATCGTCGTACCCACGGCTCTCACAAGAACGAGCGTCGTCCTGGCTCTGTTGGCGCATGCGCTACCCCGAGCCGTATCCTCAAGGGCAAGCGTATGGCTGGCCGCATGGGTCATGTAATCAACACCACGCTGAACCTCACCATCGTTTCGTCGGATGTTGAGAACGGCGTGCTCGCCATCAAGGGTGCCATCCCGGGCCCGAAGGGCAGCATCGTTCTCGTCCGTTCGGCAGTGAAGGGAGCCTGA
- the rplD gene encoding 50S ribosomal protein L4 encodes MANVTLNVTDNQGNATGTVEAPAEIFGFSAEEVQSRIPLIHQVVVAQRAAARQGTHATKTRGMVSGGGRKPWKQKGTGRARQGSIRAPQWYHGGTVFGPQPRDYSQRTPKKMKAAALKYVLSDRANAGRVAVVDFGVSEAPSTKAAVAALTPVTENKFTTVVLSRENVNEWLSVRNIPTVHPIFADQLNTYDVVTAQYVVFSKEGFDAFLAAKAEPAAKEA; translated from the coding sequence ATGGCAAACGTTACTCTGAACGTTACCGATAACCAGGGCAATGCAACCGGAACCGTTGAGGCTCCGGCTGAGATCTTCGGCTTCTCCGCCGAAGAAGTCCAGTCCCGTATCCCGCTGATCCACCAGGTTGTGGTGGCCCAGCGCGCCGCTGCTCGTCAGGGCACTCATGCCACCAAGACTCGCGGCATGGTTTCCGGCGGTGGCCGCAAGCCGTGGAAGCAGAAGGGCACCGGTCGTGCTCGTCAGGGTTCCATTCGTGCACCGCAGTGGTACCACGGTGGCACCGTGTTCGGTCCGCAGCCGCGTGACTACTCCCAGCGCACCCCGAAGAAGATGAAGGCCGCTGCTCTCAAGTACGTGCTTTCCGATCGCGCCAACGCAGGTCGCGTGGCAGTCGTGGACTTCGGCGTTTCCGAAGCCCCGTCCACCAAGGCCGCTGTTGCCGCTCTTACCCCGGTGACCGAGAACAAGTTCACCACCGTGGTGCTCTCTCGCGAGAATGTGAACGAATGGCTTTCCGTTCGTAACATCCCGACCGTTCACCCGATCTTCGCCGATCAGCTCAACACGTACGATGTGGTCACCGCTCAGTACGTGGTCTTCTCCAAGGAAGGCTTCGACGCTTTCCTTGCTGCGAAGGCTGAGCCGGCTGCAAAGGAGGCCTGA
- the rplW gene encoding 50S ribosomal protein L23 → MVAIHKPAHDIILKPVVSEKSYALSDRGQYTFVVAPNANKVQIKQAIEEIFNVKVTNVNTLNRAGKRQRTRNGFGQRVNQKRAIVTVAEGQTIDIFGN, encoded by the coding sequence ATGGTCGCTATTCACAAGCCCGCACACGACATCATCCTCAAGCCTGTCGTTTCTGAGAAGAGCTACGCTCTGTCCGATCGCGGTCAGTACACCTTCGTGGTGGCTCCGAACGCGAACAAGGTCCAGATCAAGCAGGCAATCGAAGAGATCTTCAATGTCAAGGTGACGAACGTCAACACCCTCAACCGCGCCGGCAAGCGTCAGCGCACCCGCAACGGTTTCGGCCAGCGTGTCAATCAGAAGCGCGCCATCGTGACCGTCGCCGAGGGCCAGACGATCGACATCTTCGGTAACTGA
- the rplB gene encoding 50S ribosomal protein L2, whose product MAIRVYKPTTAGRRNASVSDFSELTRSTPEKSLVRKLSKTGGRNSYGRMTSRHRGGGHKRQYRLIDFKRWDKDGVPATVAHIEYDPNRSARIALLHYADGEKRYIIAPEGIKQGDVIETGAQADIKPGNNLPLRNIPTGTVVHAIELRPLGGAKIARSAGASVQLVAKDGAYAQLRMPSGEIRNVDARCRATVGEVGNSDHANIQLGKAGRARWMGKRPITRGESMNPVDHPHGGRTRGGKPPVSPWGKGEVRTRRPKKASNKMIVRRRPNGKNRK is encoded by the coding sequence ATGGCTATCCGCGTTTATAAGCCGACGACTGCAGGCCGCCGTAACGCGTCCGTCTCGGACTTCTCCGAGCTTACGCGTTCTACGCCTGAGAAGTCGCTGGTTCGCAAACTCAGCAAGACTGGCGGTCGTAACTCTTACGGCCGTATGACCTCCCGCCATCGTGGCGGCGGTCACAAGCGCCAGTACCGTCTCATCGACTTCAAGCGTTGGGACAAGGACGGCGTGCCGGCAACGGTCGCTCACATCGAGTACGACCCGAACCGTTCCGCTCGCATCGCACTGCTGCACTATGCAGATGGTGAGAAGCGCTACATCATCGCTCCGGAAGGCATCAAGCAGGGTGACGTCATCGAGACCGGCGCCCAGGCTGATATCAAGCCGGGCAACAACCTGCCGCTGCGCAACATCCCGACTGGTACCGTGGTGCACGCGATTGAGCTCCGCCCGCTGGGTGGCGCCAAGATCGCTCGTTCCGCAGGTGCTTCCGTGCAGCTCGTCGCCAAGGATGGCGCTTACGCTCAGCTGCGTATGCCGTCCGGCGAAATCCGCAACGTGGATGCTCGCTGCCGCGCAACCGTCGGTGAGGTCGGCAACTCCGATCACGCCAACATCCAGCTCGGTAAGGCAGGTCGTGCACGTTGGATGGGCAAGCGCCCGATCACCCGTGGTGAATCCATGAACCCTGTCGATCACCCGCACGGCGGTCGTACCCGCGGTGGTAAGCCGCCGGTTTCTCCGTGGGGCAAGGGCGAGGTTCGTACCCGCCGTCCGAAGAAGGCTTCGAACAAGATGATTGTTCGTCGTCGCCCGAATGGTAAGAACCGTAAGTAA
- the rpsS gene encoding 30S ribosomal protein S19 → MTRSIKKGPFVDAHLQKKVDEQNEKGTHNVIKTWSRRSMITPDFIGHTFAVHDGRKHVPVFVTESMVGHKLGEFAPTKTFKGHVKDDKKARR, encoded by the coding sequence ATGACTCGTAGCATCAAGAAGGGCCCCTTCGTCGACGCCCACCTGCAGAAGAAAGTCGACGAGCAGAACGAGAAGGGTACGCACAACGTCATCAAGACGTGGTCCCGTCGTTCGATGATCACCCCTGATTTCATCGGACACACCTTCGCCGTTCACGATGGCCGCAAGCACGTTCCGGTGTTCGTCACCGAATCCATGGTTGGCCACAAGCTCGGTGAGTTCGCCCCGACCAAGACCTTCAAGGGTCATGTGAAGGACGACAAGAAGGCACGCCGCTAA
- the rplV gene encoding 50S ribosomal protein L22 codes for MEAKAIARHVRVTPRKARRMVDLIRGKKATEAITILKFAPQDASLPVRKVLESAIANARVKADKAGEPFRENDLVVKETYVDEGVTLKRFRARAQGRAARINKRTSHITVVVANKEGNR; via the coding sequence ATGGAAGCTAAAGCAATCGCTCGTCACGTCCGCGTGACGCCGCGCAAGGCTCGCCGTATGGTCGACCTCATCCGAGGCAAGAAGGCGACCGAAGCCATCACCATTCTGAAGTTCGCTCCGCAGGACGCATCCCTTCCGGTGCGTAAGGTCCTGGAGAGCGCCATCGCGAACGCTCGCGTGAAGGCCGACAAGGCCGGTGAGCCGTTCCGCGAGAACGACCTGGTCGTGAAGGAGACCTATGTGGACGAAGGCGTGACGCTCAAGCGTTTCCGCGCTCGTGCACAGGGCCGTGCCGCTCGTATCAACAAGCGCACCAGCCACATCACGGTCGTCGTCGCTAACAAGGAAGGAAACCGCTAA
- the rpsC gene encoding 30S ribosomal protein S3, giving the protein MGQKINPFGYRLGITENHRSKWFSDSNKVGERYRDFVLEDDAIRKAMSKDLERAGVSRIVIERTRDRVRVDIHTARPGIVIGRRGAEAERVRAKLEKLTGKQVQLNIFEVKNAALDAQLVAQGIAEQLTNRVTFRRAMRKAQQDAMRAGAKGIRIKLSGRLGGAEMSRSEFYREGRVPLQTLRALIDYGFFEAKTTYGRIGVKVWIYKGDMTEREFEEQQAQQGNNRQGRRGDRRPRRGQRNAAPQQNAAAEAPAAAEAPAATETKE; this is encoded by the coding sequence ATGGGTCAGAAGATCAATCCGTTTGGCTACCGCCTGGGAATCACTGAGAACCATCGTTCCAAGTGGTTCTCCGATTCCAACAAGGTCGGCGAACGTTACCGCGACTTCGTTCTCGAAGATGACGCCATCCGTAAGGCCATGAGCAAGGATCTCGAGCGTGCGGGCGTGTCCCGTATCGTCATCGAGCGTACCCGCGACCGCGTGCGTGTGGACATCCACACCGCTCGTCCGGGCATCGTCATCGGTCGCCGTGGTGCTGAGGCTGAGCGCGTTCGCGCCAAGCTCGAGAAGCTCACCGGCAAGCAGGTCCAGCTCAACATCTTCGAAGTGAAGAACGCAGCACTGGACGCCCAGCTCGTTGCACAGGGCATCGCTGAGCAGCTCACCAACCGCGTGACCTTCCGTCGCGCGATGCGTAAGGCCCAGCAGGATGCCATGCGTGCAGGCGCCAAGGGTATTCGTATCAAGCTCTCCGGTCGCCTTGGCGGCGCCGAAATGAGCCGTTCCGAGTTCTATCGCGAGGGTCGCGTTCCGCTGCAGACCCTGCGCGCCCTTATCGATTACGGCTTCTTCGAGGCCAAGACCACTTACGGCCGCATCGGCGTGAAGGTCTGGATCTACAAGGGCGATATGACCGAGCGTGAGTTCGAAGAGCAGCAGGCACAGCAGGGCAACAACCGTCAGGGCCGTCGCGGCGATCGCCGTCCGCGTCGTGGCCAGCGCAATGCTGCCCCGCAGCAGAACGCAGCAGCAGAGGCTCCGGCCGCAGCTGAGGCACCTGCCGCAACGGAAACGAAGGAGTGA
- the rplP gene encoding 50S ribosomal protein L16, producing the protein MLIPKRTKYRKQHRPVRRGMSKGGNEIAFGDFGIQALAPAYVTNRQIEAARIAMTRYIKRGGRVWITIFPDRPLTKKPLGTRMGSGKGTPEFWIANVHPGRVMFEIGGVSEDVAREALRRAIDKLPMKCRVIAREGGDI; encoded by the coding sequence ATGCTTATCCCAAAGAGAACCAAGTATCGTAAGCAGCACCGTCCGGTCCGCCGTGGCATGTCCAAGGGCGGAAACGAGATCGCATTCGGCGATTTCGGTATCCAGGCTCTGGCTCCAGCTTATGTGACCAACCGCCAGATCGAGGCCGCTCGTATCGCCATGACCCGCTACATCAAGCGTGGTGGCCGCGTGTGGATCACGATCTTCCCGGATCGTCCGCTGACCAAGAAGCCGCTCGGCACCCGAATGGGTTCCGGTAAGGGTACTCCGGAATTCTGGATCGCTAACGTCCACCCGGGTCGCGTCATGTTCGAGATCGGTGGCGTGTCCGAGGATGTCGCTCGCGAGGCTCTGCGCCGCGCAATCGACAAGCTCCCTATGAAGTGCCGTGTTATTGCTCGTGAAGGCGGTGACATCTGA
- the rpmC gene encoding 50S ribosomal protein L29, translating into MAVGTADYTMKNLNEKTNEEIEGFLKKSKEELFNLRFQSATGQLENTARLKAVKHDIARMYTVLRERELGISQAPEATETKAEEK; encoded by the coding sequence ATGGCAGTCGGAACTGCAGACTACACCATGAAGAATCTGAACGAGAAGACCAACGAGGAGATTGAGGGCTTCCTCAAGAAGTCCAAGGAAGAGCTGTTCAACCTGCGCTTCCAGTCCGCGACCGGTCAGCTCGAAAACACCGCCCGCCTCAAGGCGGTCAAGCACGACATCGCCAGGATGTACACCGTCCTGCGCGAGCGTGAGCTCGGCATCAGCCAGGCCCCCGAGGCGACCGAAACGAAAGCTGAGGAGAAGTAA
- the rpsQ gene encoding 30S ribosomal protein S17, producing the protein MAEERNFRKVRRGYVVSDKMDKTISVELEQRSTHPLYGKVVRSTRTVKVHDEHNEAHIGDLVSIMETRPLSKTKRWRLDSIIERAK; encoded by the coding sequence ATGGCTGAAGAGCGTAACTTCCGCAAGGTTCGTCGCGGTTACGTCGTGTCCGATAAGATGGACAAGACGATTTCCGTCGAGCTCGAGCAGCGTTCGACCCACCCGCTGTACGGTAAGGTCGTGCGTTCCACTCGTACGGTCAAGGTCCATGATGAACACAACGAGGCTCACATTGGCGACCTCGTGAGTATTATGGAGACTCGGCCCCTGAGCAAGACCAAGCGTTGGCGTCTCGATAGCATCATCGAGCGCGCTAAGTAA
- the rplN gene encoding 50S ribosomal protein L14: MIQQETRLHVADNTGAKELLAIRVLGGSKRRYAGIGDVIVASVKDAIPGGSVKKGDVVKAVVVRTVKEHRRVDGSYIKFDENAAVILGSGREPKGTRIFGPVGRELRDKRFMKIVSLAPEVI; encoded by the coding sequence ATGATTCAGCAGGAAACGCGGCTTCATGTCGCCGACAACACGGGTGCGAAGGAACTCCTCGCCATCCGAGTGCTCGGCGGATCGAAGCGACGCTATGCCGGCATTGGCGACGTGATCGTCGCCTCCGTCAAGGACGCCATCCCTGGCGGGTCGGTCAAGAAGGGCGACGTCGTCAAGGCTGTCGTCGTCCGCACTGTCAAGGAGCACCGTCGTGTGGACGGCTCCTACATCAAGTTCGACGAGAACGCCGCCGTCATTCTCGGCTCTGGCCGTGAACCGAAGGGCACTCGTATCTTCGGACCGGTCGGTCGTGAACTGCGCGACAAGCGCTTCATGAAGATCGTGTCCCTCGCCCCGGAGGTGATCTGA
- the rplX gene encoding 50S ribosomal protein L24, with translation MAAKIKSGDLVKVIRGKDRGKEGTVKQVLKDDRLIVEGVQIVKKHVRATQQGQQAGIVAVEAPIHRSNVMVIDPETKQPTRVRIVEKEEARDGKVKTVRVRVAKKSGKELA, from the coding sequence ATGGCAGCCAAGATTAAGAGCGGCGACCTGGTCAAGGTCATCCGCGGTAAGGATCGCGGCAAGGAAGGCACCGTCAAGCAGGTGCTCAAGGACGATCGTCTGATCGTTGAAGGCGTGCAGATCGTCAAGAAGCACGTTCGCGCCACGCAGCAGGGCCAGCAGGCCGGCATCGTGGCTGTCGAGGCTCCGATTCATCGCTCCAACGTGATGGTCATCGATCCGGAGACCAAGCAGCCGACCCGCGTGCGCATCGTCGAAAAGGAAGAGGCTCGCGACGGCAAGGTGAAGACCGTGCGTGTGCGTGTTGCCAAGAAGTCCGGAAAGGAGCTGGCATGA
- the rplE gene encoding 50S ribosomal protein L5 encodes MTDTTVEAPATPRLKQKYNEQIVPELEKEFHYSNPMQVARVQKVVVSMGVGAAARDSKLIEGAVKDLTLITGQKPKITKAKKSVAQFHLREGQAIGAYVTLRGERMWEFLDRLLTMALPRIRDFRGINGNQFDGQGNYNFGLTEQSMFHEIDPDSIDHQRGMDITVVTSTKDDKEARVLLKHLGFPFKEN; translated from the coding sequence ATGACCGATACCACTGTCGAAGCGCCGGCAACTCCGCGCTTGAAGCAGAAGTACAACGAGCAGATTGTGCCGGAGCTGGAGAAGGAATTCCACTACTCCAACCCGATGCAGGTCGCTCGCGTCCAGAAGGTCGTCGTCTCCATGGGCGTTGGCGCCGCGGCTCGCGACTCCAAGCTCATCGAAGGTGCCGTCAAGGATCTCACCCTGATCACCGGCCAGAAGCCGAAGATCACCAAGGCTAAGAAGTCCGTCGCACAGTTCCACCTGCGCGAAGGCCAGGCCATCGGCGCTTACGTCACCCTGCGTGGCGAGCGTATGTGGGAGTTCCTGGATCGCCTTCTGACCATGGCTCTGCCGCGTATCCGCGATTTCCGTGGCATCAATGGCAACCAGTTCGACGGTCAGGGCAACTACAACTTTGGTCTCACCGAGCAGTCCATGTTCCACGAGATTGATCCGGATTCGATCGATCACCAGCGCGGTATGGACATCACCGTGGTGACCAGCACCAAGGACGACAAGGAAGCTCGTGTGCTCCTGAAGCATCTTGGCTTCCCCTTCAAGGAGAACTGA
- a CDS encoding type Z 30S ribosomal protein S14, translated as MAKTALKNKAAAKPKFKVRAYTRCQVCGRPHSVYRKFGLCRICLREKAHRGELPGVTKSSW; from the coding sequence ATGGCAAAAACCGCTCTTAAGAACAAGGCGGCCGCTAAGCCGAAGTTCAAGGTGCGCGCTTACACGCGTTGCCAGGTCTGCGGTCGTCCTCACTCCGTCTACCGCAAGTTCGGCCTTTGCCGCATCTGCCTTCGTGAGAAGGCTCACCGCGGCGAGCTGCCCGGCGTTACGAAGTCCAGTTGGTAA
- the rpsH gene encoding 30S ribosomal protein S8, which produces MTMTDPIADMLTRLRNASAAKHETVDMPYSKFKANIAEILKREGYIKDFTAKEAKVGQTLEVTLKYGPNGERSIQGIKRISKPGLRRYAKSDALPMPLGGLGIAIISTSSGLLTQKECLDRGIGGEIVAFVW; this is translated from the coding sequence ATGACAATGACAGATCCGATCGCAGACATGCTTACGCGTCTGCGTAATGCGAGCGCGGCAAAGCACGAAACCGTGGATATGCCGTACTCCAAGTTCAAGGCGAACATCGCCGAGATTCTGAAGCGCGAAGGCTACATCAAGGACTTCACCGCTAAGGAAGCCAAGGTCGGCCAGACCCTCGAGGTCACTCTCAAGTATGGTCCGAACGGCGAGCGTTCCATCCAGGGCATTAAGCGCATCTCCAAGCCGGGCCTGCGTCGTTACGCAAAGTCCGATGCTCTGCCGATGCCGCTCGGTGGCCTTGGCATCGCAATCATCTCGACTAGCTCAGGACTGCTGACCCAGAAGGAATGCCTCGACCGAGGCATCGGCGGCGAAATCGTCGCTTTCGTTTGGTGA